In Achromobacter spanius, the following proteins share a genomic window:
- the ompA gene encoding outer membrane protein OmpA, with amino-acid sequence MNKPSKFALALAFAAVTASGVASAQTVDNWRNPFGDVWKNGTNELCWRDAFWTPATGIPGCDGVPVAQQKAKPAPMAAKVVFNADTFFDFDKSTLKPEGRQLLDQVAQQARGIELETIIAVGHTDSIGTDAYNQKLSERRAASVKTYLVSKGIDPNRIYTEGKGESNPIASNKTKEGRAQNRRVEIEIVGSRK; translated from the coding sequence ATGAACAAACCCTCCAAATTCGCTCTGGCGCTCGCCTTCGCCGCCGTCACGGCCTCTGGTGTAGCTTCCGCGCAAACCGTGGACAACTGGCGCAACCCGTTCGGTGACGTTTGGAAAAACGGTACGAACGAACTGTGCTGGCGCGATGCTTTCTGGACCCCTGCCACCGGTATCCCCGGTTGCGACGGTGTCCCGGTTGCACAACAGAAGGCGAAGCCGGCCCCGATGGCGGCAAAGGTCGTGTTCAATGCTGACACGTTCTTCGACTTCGACAAGTCGACCCTGAAGCCCGAAGGTCGTCAGCTGCTGGACCAAGTCGCCCAGCAAGCTCGCGGTATCGAGCTGGAAACCATCATTGCTGTTGGCCACACCGACTCGATCGGTACTGACGCCTACAACCAGAAGCTGTCCGAGCGCCGCGCCGCTTCGGTCAAGACCTACCTGGTCAGCAAGGGTATCGACCCCAACCGTATCTACACGGAAGGCAAGGGCGAGTCGAACCCGATCGCTTCCAACAAGACGAAAGAGGGCCGTGCCCAAAACCGTCGCGTTGAAATCGAAATCGTGGGTAGCCGCAAGTAA
- the ubiG gene encoding bifunctional 2-polyprenyl-6-hydroxyphenol methylase/3-demethylubiquinol 3-O-methyltransferase UbiG, with product MTTQTHDSDRPAVNADQAELDKFSALASRWWDPESEFKPLHAINPLRLEWIQECAGSLAGKKVLDVGCGGGILSESMARGGADVTGIDLAEKSLKVARLHGLESGVKVEYRKVPVEELATEQPGQYDVVTCMEMLEHVPDPASIVRACSTLVKPGGWVFFSTLNRNAKAFLFAIIGAEYVLRLLPRGTHSYDQFIKPSELSAAARAASLEPVSMRGMEYNPITQIYSLSSDTSVNYLMATRK from the coding sequence ATGACCACGCAAACTCACGACTCCGACCGCCCTGCCGTCAATGCTGATCAGGCTGAACTCGACAAGTTCAGCGCCTTGGCCAGCCGTTGGTGGGATCCTGAAAGCGAGTTCAAGCCGCTGCACGCCATCAATCCGTTGCGGTTGGAATGGATTCAGGAATGCGCGGGCAGCCTTGCCGGCAAAAAGGTGCTGGACGTCGGTTGCGGCGGCGGCATCCTGTCTGAATCGATGGCGCGCGGCGGCGCGGACGTAACCGGTATCGACCTGGCGGAAAAATCGCTCAAGGTGGCTCGCCTGCATGGCCTGGAGTCGGGCGTGAAGGTGGAATACCGCAAAGTGCCCGTGGAAGAACTCGCTACCGAGCAGCCCGGCCAGTACGACGTGGTCACTTGCATGGAAATGCTGGAACACGTGCCCGACCCGGCGTCTATCGTGCGCGCCTGCTCCACGCTGGTGAAACCGGGCGGTTGGGTGTTCTTTTCCACACTGAACCGCAACGCCAAGGCCTTCCTGTTTGCCATCATTGGCGCGGAATACGTCCTGCGGCTGCTGCCGCGCGGCACCCACAGCTATGACCAGTTCATCAAGCCCAGCGAACTGTCCGCCGCGGCGCGGGCCGCCAGCCTGGAACCCGTGAGCATGCGCGGCATGGAATACAACCCGATTACGCAAATTTACTCGCTGTCGTCCGACACCTCGGTCAACTACCTGATGGCTACCCGCAAATGA
- a CDS encoding HAD-IA family hydrolase — protein sequence MSALILFDFDGTLADTAPDLAAAANQQRTRRGLEPMPFEALRPVASQGARGLLRVALDLAPGDPDYEPTRLQFLEDYAANSTVHSKLFPGIEELLADIRRRGMSWGIVTNKVTYLTLPIVEFLDLTRDSAVLVCGDTTAHAKPHPLPLQHAAREAGFSTDRCVYVGDDLRDIQAAHAAGMPAVAAAYGYVGEDDNIINWEAETCANTPEELWAAIQPLLPIDLR from the coding sequence ATGAGCGCCCTGATTCTGTTCGATTTTGACGGCACCCTGGCCGACACCGCCCCCGATCTGGCCGCCGCCGCCAATCAGCAGCGTACCCGCCGCGGCTTGGAACCCATGCCTTTCGAAGCCCTGCGCCCCGTCGCGTCGCAGGGCGCGCGCGGCCTGCTTCGGGTGGCCCTGGACCTGGCGCCGGGCGATCCGGACTATGAGCCGACGCGCTTGCAGTTTCTGGAAGACTACGCAGCCAACTCCACCGTGCACAGCAAGCTGTTTCCTGGCATTGAGGAATTGCTGGCGGATATCCGCCGGCGGGGCATGTCGTGGGGAATCGTCACCAATAAAGTCACCTACCTGACGCTGCCCATCGTCGAATTCCTGGACCTGACCCGCGACAGCGCCGTGCTTGTCTGCGGTGACACCACGGCCCACGCCAAGCCGCACCCGCTGCCGCTGCAGCACGCCGCGCGCGAAGCCGGTTTTTCCACCGATCGTTGCGTTTACGTGGGCGACGACCTCCGCGACATTCAGGCTGCGCACGCCGCCGGCATGCCTGCCGTCGCGGCGGCGTATGGCTACGTGGGCGAAGACGACAACATCATCAACTGGGAAGCGGAAACCTGCGCCAACACGCCCGAGGAACTGTGGGCGGCCATCCAGCCGTTGCTGCCCATCGACCTGCGTTGA
- a CDS encoding MFS transporter, with protein sequence MLLPILLLSAAGFTILTTEFLIVGLLPALARDLQVTVSQAGLLVSLFAFTVAATGPLLTALMANVERKRLFIGVLILFGVSNAVAAMAPNIWVMAVARFVPALALPVFWSLASATAVELVGPARAGRAISMVAFGIVAATVFGIPIGVLISDAFGWRAAFWVLSAVAFAKALLLFLAFPSTRIRADSVKLVTQLRILRNPIVLGHVVLSLLVFTGMFTAYTYLADMLERLAGFDGQIVGWTMMAFGAVGLIGNTLGGRMVDRSPLGATALFSSLMAAGLVFVAPVMQSHGLLAVALGLWGIAQAALFIVCHVRLMKAAPEAPAFAASLNISGANIGIGLGAVVGGHVIDQYGLASLGWAAALIVAISVALALALMVASRTQPSTKTACANAA encoded by the coding sequence ATGCTTTTGCCCATCCTGCTACTTTCTGCCGCCGGTTTTACGATTCTGACCACCGAATTCCTTATCGTCGGACTGTTGCCCGCCCTGGCCCGCGACCTGCAGGTCACCGTGTCCCAGGCCGGCCTGCTTGTTTCGCTGTTCGCCTTCACGGTGGCGGCAACCGGCCCTTTGCTGACCGCCTTGATGGCCAACGTCGAACGCAAGCGCCTGTTCATCGGCGTGCTGATATTGTTTGGCGTTTCAAACGCGGTTGCCGCCATGGCGCCGAACATCTGGGTCATGGCCGTGGCCCGCTTTGTGCCCGCGTTGGCCTTGCCCGTATTCTGGTCACTGGCCAGCGCTACCGCCGTCGAACTTGTTGGGCCCGCGCGCGCCGGCCGGGCGATTTCGATGGTCGCTTTCGGCATCGTGGCCGCCACCGTGTTTGGCATCCCGATCGGGGTGCTGATCTCGGACGCATTCGGGTGGCGAGCGGCGTTCTGGGTGCTGTCGGCCGTGGCGTTCGCCAAGGCGCTGCTGCTGTTCCTGGCGTTTCCCAGCACCCGAATCCGCGCTGACAGCGTCAAATTGGTCACGCAACTGCGCATCCTGCGCAATCCCATCGTGCTGGGCCACGTGGTGCTGTCCCTGCTGGTGTTTACCGGCATGTTCACGGCCTACACCTATCTGGCGGACATGCTGGAACGTCTGGCGGGCTTTGACGGACAGATCGTTGGCTGGACGATGATGGCGTTCGGGGCGGTGGGCTTGATCGGCAACACGCTGGGCGGCCGCATGGTGGACCGTAGCCCCCTGGGCGCCACCGCGCTGTTTTCGTCGTTGATGGCGGCGGGTCTGGTATTTGTGGCGCCGGTGATGCAATCGCATGGCCTGTTGGCCGTGGCGCTGGGCCTGTGGGGCATCGCGCAAGCGGCGCTGTTCATCGTTTGCCACGTGCGCTTGATGAAGGCCGCCCCCGAGGCACCCGCCTTCGCGGCGTCGCTGAACATATCGGGCGCCAACATCGGCATTGGCCTGGGCGCCGTGGTGGGCGGACACGTCATTGACCAGTACGGGTTGGCCTCGCTGGGTTGGGCCGCTGCCTTGATCGTGGCGATTTCAGTCGCCCTGGCGCTGGCGCTGATGGTCGCGTCGCGCACGCAGCCGTCGACCAAAACCGCTTGCGCGAATGCCGCCTGA
- the wecB gene encoding non-hydrolyzing UDP-N-acetylglucosamine 2-epimerase — protein sequence MKVLSIFGTRPEAIKMAPLVTALSQEPAIQSVVCVTGQHREMLDQVLALFGLHAQHDLDIMVPNQTLNGLYSRLIARVDQVLEAEQPDCVLVHGDTSTASACALASFHRRVQIGHVEAGLRTGNLAMPFPEEMNRRVVDAIGDWLFAPTAQSRGNLSRENLAGRITVTGNTVIDALAMTCAKLDPSGPLARQLEARYGWLDTTRRLLLVTGHRRESFGGGFKNICAALAELAHREDLQIVYPVHLNPQVRNVVMTDLAGLSHVHLIDPLDYLDFVWFMQRAHLILTDSGGVQEEAPYLGKPVLVMRDVTERPEAVEAGTVALVGTDARRIVTEVNRLLDDADLHASFSRRINPYGDGRASQRIVDALCGRAVSEFDPYGTAITPSA from the coding sequence ATGAAAGTCCTATCCATCTTTGGGACCCGTCCCGAAGCGATCAAGATGGCGCCGCTTGTCACCGCCCTTTCCCAAGAGCCGGCGATTCAAAGCGTGGTGTGCGTCACCGGCCAACATCGCGAGATGCTGGATCAGGTGCTGGCGCTGTTTGGGCTGCACGCCCAGCATGATCTGGACATCATGGTGCCGAACCAGACCTTGAATGGCCTGTACTCACGCCTCATTGCCCGCGTGGACCAGGTTCTGGAAGCCGAACAGCCCGACTGCGTACTGGTGCATGGCGATACCAGCACCGCATCGGCCTGCGCATTGGCGTCGTTTCACCGACGCGTGCAGATCGGGCACGTCGAAGCCGGTTTGCGTACCGGCAACCTGGCGATGCCATTCCCCGAAGAAATGAACCGGCGTGTGGTCGATGCGATCGGCGACTGGTTGTTCGCCCCTACCGCGCAATCGCGCGGCAATCTGTCGCGCGAGAATTTGGCGGGGCGGATCACCGTCACCGGCAATACCGTGATCGACGCATTGGCGATGACGTGCGCCAAGCTGGATCCCTCGGGGCCGCTGGCACGACAGTTGGAGGCCCGTTACGGTTGGCTGGATACGACGCGGCGGCTACTGCTGGTGACGGGCCATCGGCGCGAGAGCTTTGGCGGCGGGTTCAAGAACATCTGCGCCGCGTTGGCGGAACTGGCGCACCGCGAAGATTTGCAGATCGTCTACCCGGTGCATTTGAATCCGCAGGTGCGCAATGTAGTGATGACGGATCTGGCCGGACTGTCGCATGTGCACCTGATTGATCCCCTGGATTACCTGGATTTTGTCTGGTTCATGCAACGCGCGCATCTCATCCTTACCGATTCGGGCGGGGTGCAGGAAGAGGCGCCCTATCTGGGCAAGCCGGTGCTGGTCATGCGCGATGTGACCGAGCGCCCCGAGGCGGTTGAAGCCGGCACGGTGGCGCTGGTCGGCACGGATGCCCGGCGCATTGTGACCGAGGTGAATCGCCTGCTGGACGACGCCGACCTGCATGCGTCGTTTTCAAGGCGCATCAACCCTTACGGCGACGGCCGCGCCAGCCAACGCATCGTGGATGCGCTATGCGGCCGCGCCGTCTCTGAATTTGATCCCTACGGGACCGCCATCACCCCATCCGCCTGA
- a CDS encoding cellulose biosynthesis cyclic di-GMP-binding regulatory protein BcsB — MHHPALHFPVARTLSRALMAAGLLLPLATLASPAGDALRRLQGDDWATRNITLQDLGITEPVVLTNSDAHHEFFLPVPRGVPILDATLDFDAKYTKGESGRTNMVLWLDGIPQTAQRIADGDGSVARNLTVEQRNRQTGFLRLGVDWQSEIALRHCESNRATANALTISPQTRLSYRYDASAINNLDDAWGTLPGKPVLMVAGAKLDQQAFDSAWRLGVALERTGKRVSVRAFPSVGDEIDTRGLQVPAGLERVTAFAAIAGKEKHKLASPAELGALLVLGAPAVSADVAIVDAAFRARYNEALDALQVQLASDSDAADAFKAWRQARMPLAGADLPAKDIRLLPLGRQAVIAVAADAGAQAAGAFDSAWRRILVTRHVNVKAATPPLSADGALRLTALGGSADSFDVASRGDWTTTFPLSAVSSGGLMPDELVMDLAAAPGASSTRPVASVFWNGILLTAKQMDADGKPERLRARVPGYALGVNNAVRVTFQRQPVSVDCNEIPQGYPVNVLPTSYVQPGKAQPDGSFVGLLPLMAGNPQLIIPDSYLADAPDNIKRVIGIASASGVSPTRAELAVTPVGQAVKPGRAFLAMEVAVDGAEPMVTVTDRKQLTVAGKTATWLDISGLENLSTAEVVRGNGQDGLLWHTLGQYPGRLDAPFVLNRGNVAVIGATGPIAWIDSANPDASHPPGAGESAFFEWRRYVSWSVPAISVALLVLILVLILARRVNRRKTRETK, encoded by the coding sequence ATGCACCACCCCGCCCTGCACTTTCCTGTTGCCCGAACCCTAAGCCGCGCGCTGATGGCGGCGGGACTACTGCTTCCCTTGGCCACCCTGGCCAGCCCGGCCGGCGACGCGCTGCGGCGTTTGCAGGGCGACGACTGGGCAACGCGCAACATCACGCTGCAAGACCTGGGCATTACCGAGCCCGTCGTCCTGACCAACAGCGATGCGCACCACGAGTTCTTTTTGCCCGTGCCGCGCGGCGTGCCGATCCTGGACGCAACCCTGGATTTCGACGCCAAATACACCAAAGGTGAATCGGGCCGGACCAACATGGTGCTGTGGCTGGACGGCATCCCGCAGACCGCGCAACGCATTGCCGATGGCGACGGGTCGGTGGCGCGCAATCTGACGGTCGAGCAGCGCAACCGCCAGACCGGCTTCCTGCGGCTGGGTGTGGACTGGCAGTCGGAGATCGCGCTGCGCCACTGCGAAAGCAACCGCGCCACCGCCAACGCGCTGACCATTTCGCCGCAGACCCGGTTGAGCTACCGCTACGACGCCTCGGCCATCAACAACCTGGATGACGCCTGGGGCACCCTGCCCGGCAAGCCCGTGTTGATGGTTGCGGGCGCCAAGCTCGACCAGCAGGCCTTCGATAGCGCCTGGCGTCTTGGCGTGGCGCTGGAACGCACGGGCAAGCGGGTCTCGGTCCGGGCGTTCCCGTCGGTGGGCGACGAGATTGACACGCGCGGGCTGCAAGTACCGGCGGGCCTGGAACGGGTCACCGCCTTTGCCGCCATCGCCGGCAAGGAGAAGCACAAGCTGGCCAGCCCGGCGGAACTTGGCGCCTTGCTGGTGCTGGGCGCCCCCGCCGTCAGCGCTGACGTGGCGATTGTGGATGCCGCATTTCGCGCGCGCTACAACGAAGCGCTGGATGCGTTGCAGGTGCAACTGGCCTCGGACAGCGACGCAGCCGACGCCTTCAAAGCGTGGCGCCAGGCGCGCATGCCGCTGGCCGGCGCCGACCTGCCCGCCAAGGACATCCGGCTGCTGCCGCTGGGCCGGCAAGCCGTGATCGCGGTGGCGGCCGATGCGGGCGCACAAGCCGCAGGCGCTTTCGACAGCGCATGGCGGCGCATCCTGGTGACCCGCCACGTCAACGTCAAGGCCGCGACGCCGCCACTGAGCGCGGATGGGGCATTGCGCCTGACCGCGTTGGGCGGCTCCGCCGACAGCTTCGATGTTGCGTCGCGCGGCGACTGGACCACCACGTTCCCACTGTCGGCCGTGTCCTCGGGCGGCCTCATGCCCGACGAACTGGTGATGGACCTGGCCGCGGCGCCCGGCGCCTCGTCCACGCGACCGGTGGCCTCCGTCTTCTGGAACGGCATCCTGCTGACGGCCAAGCAGATGGACGCGGATGGCAAACCCGAACGCCTCAGGGCGCGCGTTCCGGGCTATGCCCTGGGCGTCAACAATGCCGTGCGCGTCACGTTCCAGCGGCAGCCCGTTTCGGTGGATTGCAATGAGATCCCGCAGGGCTACCCTGTCAACGTCCTGCCGACCAGCTATGTGCAGCCGGGCAAGGCGCAGCCGGACGGCAGCTTTGTCGGGCTGCTGCCCTTGATGGCGGGCAACCCGCAACTGATCATTCCCGACAGCTATCTGGCCGACGCGCCCGACAACATCAAACGCGTGATCGGCATTGCCTCGGCAAGCGGCGTATCGCCGACGCGCGCGGAACTGGCGGTGACGCCGGTTGGCCAGGCGGTGAAGCCCGGCCGCGCTTTCCTGGCGATGGAAGTGGCGGTGGATGGCGCCGAACCCATGGTCACGGTCACGGACCGCAAGCAGTTGACGGTAGCCGGCAAGACCGCGACGTGGCTCGACATCTCCGGGCTGGAAAACCTGAGCACGGCGGAAGTCGTGCGCGGCAATGGCCAGGATGGGTTGCTGTGGCACACGCTGGGCCAGTACCCGGGCAGGTTGGACGCGCCTTTCGTGCTGAACCGGGGCAATGTCGCCGTCATCGGCGCCACGGGGCCGATTGCCTGGATAGACAGCGCCAACCCTGACGCCAGCCACCCACCGGGCGCGGGCGAAAGCGCCTTCTTCGAGTGGCGTCGCTACGTCTCCTGGAGCGTGCCGGCCATCAGCGTCGCGCTG